One window of Microbacterium sp. 1S1 genomic DNA carries:
- a CDS encoding Fur family transcriptional regulator, which translates to METELDSALRDAGLRATAGRVAVLEALGSMAHTDAERVYRAVSDVLPTTSIQSVHNILADLTTAGLIRRIEPAGSAALYERRIDDNHHHVVCTACGAVGDVDCVVGEAPCLTPSSTGGFTVQTAEVTFWGLCPSCQNAA; encoded by the coding sequence ATGGAAACGGAACTCGACTCGGCGTTGCGCGACGCCGGGCTGCGTGCGACCGCGGGCCGCGTCGCCGTTCTCGAGGCTCTCGGCTCCATGGCCCACACGGATGCGGAGCGGGTCTACCGCGCCGTGTCCGACGTGCTTCCGACCACGTCGATCCAGTCGGTGCACAACATCCTCGCGGACCTGACGACGGCGGGCCTCATCCGCCGGATCGAACCGGCAGGCTCCGCGGCGCTGTACGAACGGCGCATCGACGACAACCACCACCACGTCGTCTGCACCGCCTGCGGTGCGGTCGGCGATGTGGACTGCGTCGTCGGCGAGGCGCCGTGTCTCACCCCGTCCTCGACGGGGGGCTTCACCGTGCAGACAGCTGAAGTCACCTTCTGGGGCCTCTGCCCCAGCTGCCAGAACGCCGCGTAG
- a CDS encoding ROK family protein codes for MRQVVLAVDIGGTKTAAALADRADALLRTAAAPTPASGGPAAVVATVAALAERLLDDRTVLAGVGIGTAGVVDAQSGTIVSATETFADWPGTPLAALIREALADRLPADAPVAVQNDVDAHAAGEYLHGAAAGTASALVVAVGTGVGAGIVFDGRPVRGAHHVAGELAHLPIPGAAHLRCPCGRNGHLEALGSGVGLHRHYLSLGGDAGVPDARAVAAAAGAGDALAVRAVQDSAAAVGRALAGAATLLDPERIVVTGGVPRIGELWWDSLRAAFRADAIDALHATPILPGTLGDDAPLRGAAASAWRRP; via the coding sequence ATGCGCCAGGTCGTCCTCGCCGTCGACATCGGCGGCACCAAGACGGCCGCGGCGCTCGCCGACCGGGCGGACGCGCTGCTGCGCACCGCCGCGGCGCCGACCCCCGCGAGCGGGGGCCCCGCCGCGGTCGTGGCGACGGTCGCCGCGCTCGCGGAGCGGCTGCTCGACGACCGGACCGTGCTCGCCGGGGTCGGCATCGGTACCGCGGGCGTGGTCGACGCACAGTCGGGGACGATCGTGTCAGCCACCGAGACCTTCGCCGACTGGCCGGGCACTCCGCTGGCCGCTCTGATCCGGGAAGCCCTCGCGGACCGCCTCCCCGCCGATGCGCCGGTCGCCGTGCAGAACGACGTCGACGCACACGCTGCGGGGGAGTATCTCCACGGTGCCGCCGCCGGAACAGCGAGCGCCCTCGTCGTCGCCGTCGGCACCGGGGTGGGAGCAGGCATCGTCTTCGACGGCCGGCCGGTGCGCGGAGCCCACCACGTCGCGGGCGAGCTCGCACACCTCCCGATCCCAGGCGCCGCGCACCTCCGCTGCCCCTGCGGCCGGAACGGACATCTCGAGGCCCTCGGCTCCGGTGTGGGGCTGCACCGGCACTATCTGTCGCTCGGCGGTGACGCGGGAGTCCCCGACGCCCGCGCGGTGGCCGCCGCAGCCGGGGCCGGTGACGCTCTCGCCGTCCGCGCCGTCCAGGACTCCGCCGCCGCGGTCGGCCGGGCGCTCGCGGGAGCCGCCACGCTCCTCGACCCGGAGCGCATCGTCGTCACCGGCGGTGTGCCGCGGATCGGTGAGCTCTGGTGGGACTCCCTGCGGGCCGCCTTCCGCGCCGACGCCATCGACGCTCTGCATGCCACCCCCATCCTGCCGGGCACGCTCGGCGACGACGCGCCGCTGCGAGGAGCCGCGGCTTCCGCCTGGAGGCGACCATGA
- a CDS encoding alpha/beta fold hydrolase, with amino-acid sequence MAVSLSDLTEMPAPQHVYAADGARLATYTWGELDAPVVVTVHGFASGARDNWVLTGWVRELTRAGYRVLALDQRGHGQSDKPHESDAYAIRNLVTDVETVMDTYLVDDAFYLGYSLGARVGWEVARELPHRIGRAVLGGVPDGIPLARLDLDQVRAYITDGTPVEDRTTQNYIALTERVPGNDLRALVALAEGLRASGTIDPDPADAPVVPLLFATGSKDAIIEGSRALAAAAPDARFVELPNRHHFNAPGSRDFKEAALAFFAES; translated from the coding sequence GTGGCTGTTTCCCTCTCCGACCTGACCGAGATGCCCGCCCCGCAGCACGTCTACGCGGCGGACGGCGCACGACTGGCGACCTATACGTGGGGCGAGCTCGACGCGCCCGTCGTGGTGACCGTGCACGGCTTCGCCTCGGGCGCCCGCGACAACTGGGTGCTGACCGGCTGGGTGCGCGAGCTGACCAGGGCCGGGTACCGCGTGCTCGCTCTCGACCAGCGGGGCCACGGGCAGAGCGACAAGCCGCACGAGTCCGACGCGTACGCCATCCGGAACCTCGTGACCGACGTCGAGACCGTCATGGACACGTATCTCGTCGACGACGCGTTCTACCTCGGCTACTCCCTCGGCGCCCGGGTGGGCTGGGAGGTCGCCCGGGAACTCCCGCACCGGATCGGTCGTGCGGTGCTCGGCGGTGTGCCCGACGGGATCCCGCTCGCGCGCCTGGACCTCGACCAGGTCCGCGCGTACATCACGGACGGCACGCCGGTGGAGGACCGCACGACACAGAACTACATCGCGCTGACCGAGCGCGTGCCGGGAAACGACCTGCGCGCACTCGTCGCCCTCGCGGAGGGGCTCCGCGCCTCCGGCACGATCGACCCCGACCCGGCGGACGCCCCGGTCGTCCCGCTGCTGTTCGCGACGGGATCCAAGGACGCGATCATCGAGGGCTCTCGCGCTCTGGCCGCCGCCGCTCCCGACGCCCGCTTCGTCGAGCTCCCGAACCGCCACCACTTCAACGCCCCCGGCTCGCGCGACTTCAAGGAGGCCGCACTCGCCTTCTTCGCCGAGTCCTGA
- a CDS encoding dihydrodipicolinate synthase family protein, which yields MPSPAPALSFSGVVPPVATPLLPGGTIDHASLTRLVERLIGEGVSGLFALGSTGETAYFTDDQRVELLQTIVAANAGRVPVIAGAIELTAPRIIETARRLAAAGAQAIVTTAPLYTLNSPAEVAAHFRTIAAAIDVPLWAYDVPVRVHSKLGIDLLVQLGREGVLQGVKDSSGDDVGFRRLIAANDAAGRPLQLLTGHEVVVDAMALVGAAGVVPGLANVEAAGYVRLWEAAQRGDWATARAEQERINRLFDIVFQPQGLSGDATGVGAFKAAMHARGIIDHAAMADTVEPLSPQAVAGIRTILDELGLLPVAV from the coding sequence ATGCCTTCCCCCGCTCCCGCCCTCTCGTTCTCCGGCGTCGTCCCGCCCGTCGCCACCCCGCTGCTCCCCGGCGGGACGATCGACCACGCGTCGCTCACCCGTCTGGTGGAGCGACTCATCGGGGAGGGCGTCTCCGGCCTGTTCGCGCTCGGCTCCACCGGCGAGACGGCCTACTTCACCGACGACCAGCGCGTCGAGCTGCTGCAGACGATCGTCGCCGCGAACGCCGGACGGGTCCCCGTCATCGCCGGGGCGATCGAGCTCACGGCCCCTCGCATCATCGAGACGGCGCGCCGGCTCGCCGCCGCGGGCGCGCAGGCGATCGTGACCACCGCGCCGCTGTACACGCTGAACTCGCCGGCCGAGGTCGCCGCGCACTTCCGGACGATCGCCGCCGCGATCGACGTTCCCCTGTGGGCCTACGACGTCCCGGTGCGCGTGCACTCCAAGCTCGGCATCGACCTGCTCGTGCAGCTCGGCCGGGAGGGCGTCCTCCAGGGGGTGAAGGACTCGTCCGGCGACGACGTCGGCTTCCGTCGACTGATCGCGGCGAACGATGCCGCGGGCCGCCCGCTGCAGCTGCTCACCGGGCACGAGGTCGTGGTCGACGCGATGGCCCTCGTCGGTGCCGCGGGTGTCGTCCCCGGCCTCGCGAACGTGGAGGCCGCGGGCTACGTGCGCCTCTGGGAGGCCGCGCAGCGGGGCGACTGGGCGACCGCCCGGGCCGAGCAGGAGCGCATCAACCGTCTCTTCGACATCGTGTTCCAGCCGCAGGGGCTGTCCGGCGACGCGACCGGTGTCGGAGCGTTCAAGGCGGCGATGCACGCCCGCGGCATCATCGACCACGCGGCGATGGCCGACACCGTGGAGCCGCTCTCCCCGCAGGCCGTCGCCGGCATCCGCACGATCCTCGACGAGCTCGGCCTCCTCCCGGTCGCGGTGTGA
- the msrB gene encoding peptide-methionine (R)-S-oxide reductase MsrB, which yields MSNDYGRTPEAVSGLTNLQYEVTQQDATEPPFRNAYWNNHDDGIYVDVVSGQPLFSSRDKYDSGTGWPSFTRPIDADAVTTKTDRTLWMTRTEARSSGADSHLGHVFDDGPAAEGGLRYCMNSAALRFIPAEDLEKEGYGRYSPLFTTHTSEEQS from the coding sequence ATGTCGAACGACTACGGCAGGACCCCCGAGGCCGTCAGCGGTCTCACGAACCTGCAGTACGAGGTCACGCAGCAGGACGCCACCGAGCCGCCCTTCCGCAACGCCTACTGGAACAATCACGACGACGGCATCTACGTCGACGTCGTCTCCGGCCAGCCGCTCTTCTCTTCGCGGGACAAGTACGACAGCGGCACCGGCTGGCCGAGCTTCACGCGCCCGATCGACGCCGACGCCGTGACCACGAAGACCGACCGCACGCTGTGGATGACCCGCACCGAGGCGCGGTCCTCCGGGGCCGACAGCCACCTGGGACACGTCTTCGACGACGGACCGGCGGCGGAGGGCGGCCTCCGTTACTGCATGAACTCGGCGGCCCTCCGCTTCATCCCGGCGGAGGATCTCGAGAAGGAGGGGTACGGTCGCTACAGCCCCCTCTTCACCACCCACACCTCTGAGGAGCAGTCATGA
- a CDS encoding catalase: protein MTNPTDAGRPATTTQAGAPIASDTHSLTVGPDGPTALHDHYLVEKLASFNRERVPERNPHAKGGGAFGEFVVTEDVSKYTRAAVFQPGATSETLLRFSSVAGEQGSPDTWRDVRGFSLRFYTTEGNLDIVGNNTPTFFLRDAIKFPDFIHSQKRLGDSGLRDADMQWDFWTLSPETAHQVTYLMGERGLPRSWRHMNGYGSHTYSWINAEGEVFWVKYHFISHQGVEAMSPEEAEQLAGSDADHYRRDLFQSIAAGDFPKWDLYVQIMPYDEAKDYRFNPFDLTKTISKKDYPRIKVGTLTLNRNPENFFAQIEQAGFAPGNQVPGTGISPDKMLMGRMFAYPDAQRHRIGANYNQLPVNQPHAAETRNYQHEGSMRYQYNDAAHRTYQPNSFGAPGGPEADPAKGIEVNWSADGELTRSAATLHAEDDDFGQAGTLYREVFDGPQRARFLEVLTGQGRSITVDAIRERFFQYWTNVDAELGAALRDRV from the coding sequence ATGACCAACCCCACCGATGCGGGCCGTCCGGCCACGACGACGCAGGCCGGAGCGCCGATCGCGAGCGACACGCACTCGCTGACCGTGGGCCCCGACGGCCCCACGGCGCTGCACGACCACTACCTGGTCGAGAAGCTCGCCTCCTTCAACCGCGAGCGGGTGCCGGAGCGCAACCCGCACGCCAAGGGCGGCGGGGCGTTCGGTGAGTTCGTCGTCACCGAGGACGTCTCGAAGTACACCCGGGCCGCCGTGTTCCAGCCGGGCGCCACCTCGGAGACGCTCCTTCGCTTCTCGTCCGTCGCCGGGGAGCAGGGCTCTCCGGACACCTGGCGCGACGTGCGCGGCTTCTCGCTGCGCTTCTACACGACCGAGGGCAACCTCGACATCGTCGGCAACAACACCCCGACGTTCTTCCTCCGCGACGCCATCAAGTTCCCCGACTTCATCCACTCCCAGAAGCGCCTCGGCGACTCGGGGCTCCGTGACGCCGACATGCAGTGGGACTTCTGGACGCTCTCGCCCGAGACCGCCCACCAGGTCACCTACCTCATGGGCGAGCGCGGCCTGCCCCGTAGCTGGCGCCACATGAACGGTTACGGCTCGCACACCTACTCCTGGATCAACGCCGAGGGCGAGGTGTTCTGGGTCAAGTACCACTTCATCTCCCACCAGGGCGTCGAGGCGATGAGCCCGGAGGAGGCCGAGCAGCTCGCCGGAAGCGACGCGGATCACTACCGTCGCGACCTGTTCCAGTCGATCGCCGCGGGCGACTTCCCGAAGTGGGACCTGTACGTGCAGATCATGCCCTACGACGAGGCCAAGGACTACCGCTTCAACCCGTTCGACCTCACCAAGACGATCTCGAAGAAGGACTACCCGCGTATCAAGGTCGGCACGCTGACCCTGAACCGCAACCCCGAGAACTTCTTCGCGCAGATCGAGCAGGCCGGCTTCGCCCCGGGGAACCAGGTGCCCGGTACCGGCATCTCCCCCGACAAGATGCTCATGGGCCGCATGTTCGCCTACCCGGACGCTCAGCGTCACCGCATCGGCGCGAACTACAACCAGCTGCCGGTGAACCAGCCGCACGCCGCCGAGACCCGCAACTACCAGCACGAGGGCTCGATGCGGTACCAGTACAACGACGCCGCGCACCGCACCTATCAGCCGAACTCCTTCGGAGCCCCCGGCGGCCCCGAGGCCGACCCGGCGAAGGGCATCGAGGTGAACTGGTCGGCGGACGGCGAGCTCACCCGCTCCGCCGCGACGCTGCACGCCGAGGACGACGACTTCGGTCAGGCCGGCACGCTGTACCGCGAGGTCTTCGACGGCCCGCAGCGCGCCCGCTTCCTGGAGGTGCTGACCGGTCAGGGCCGCTCGATCACGGTCGACGCCATCCGTGAGCGCTTCTTCCAGTACTGGACGAACGTGGACGCCGAGCTCGGCGCGGCTCTCCGCGACCGCGTCTGA
- a CDS encoding N-acetylmannosamine-6-phosphate 2-epimerase, translating into MTPTPTLERLRGGLIVSCQAYPGEAMRDPRTMAQVAEAALVGGAAGIRVQGIDDIRAVAALPVPIIGLWKDGDADVFITPTLEHAVAVADAGADIVAIDGTRRPRPDGRTLAETIAGLRARSDALIMADCGSLDDAIAAEAAGADILGTTLSGYTGERPKGDGPDLDLIGLIDRQCTRPIVAEGRIHTPAHAAAAMTAGAFAVCVGTAITHPATITSWFARSLAEARP; encoded by the coding sequence ATGACCCCGACCCCCACCCTCGAACGCCTGCGCGGCGGCCTGATCGTCTCGTGCCAGGCCTACCCCGGCGAGGCGATGCGCGACCCGCGGACCATGGCGCAGGTCGCCGAAGCCGCCCTCGTCGGCGGTGCCGCCGGGATCCGCGTGCAGGGCATCGACGACATCCGTGCGGTGGCGGCGCTCCCGGTTCCGATCATCGGACTGTGGAAGGACGGCGACGCGGACGTCTTCATCACGCCGACGCTGGAGCATGCCGTGGCCGTGGCCGACGCCGGCGCGGACATCGTGGCGATCGACGGCACCCGTCGCCCCCGGCCGGACGGCCGCACGCTCGCTGAGACGATCGCCGGCCTGCGCGCGCGCTCGGACGCGCTCATCATGGCCGACTGCGGCTCGCTCGACGACGCGATCGCTGCGGAGGCCGCGGGCGCCGACATCCTCGGCACCACCCTCTCCGGCTACACCGGTGAGCGGCCGAAGGGCGACGGCCCCGACCTCGACCTCATCGGCCTCATCGACCGGCAGTGCACGCGACCGATCGTCGCCGAAGGGCGCATCCACACCCCGGCGCACGCCGCCGCCGCGATGACCGCGGGCGCCTTCGCGGTGTGCGTCGGCACCGCCATCACGCACCCCGCCACGATCACGTCCTGGTTCGCGCGGAGTCTCGCCGAGGCCCGTCCGTGA
- a CDS encoding ABC transporter ATP-binding protein encodes MSEPVIQLQDVRVRYRARSSSLFRPQYVDALAGVSLTVRRGQTLGIVGESGSGKSTSAKVLIGLEKPTSGRVIFDGQTVRTFTPAVRQRLGRILSVVFQDPATALNARMTVRDALLDPLQVHRLGSPASRERKVRDLIGLVGLPSSALEALPRQLSGGQRQRVAIARALVLDPQVIVADEPTSALDVSVRAQILNLLTDLKQQLGLGMVFISHDIQTVRYLSDEIAVMNKGRVVEHGDAARVFDDPADPYTRTLLGAAPSLLEPHH; translated from the coding sequence ATGAGCGAACCCGTCATCCAGCTGCAGGACGTGCGCGTCCGCTACCGGGCCCGCAGCTCGTCGTTGTTCCGCCCGCAGTACGTCGACGCGCTCGCCGGGGTCTCGCTGACGGTCCGCCGCGGCCAGACGCTGGGGATCGTGGGCGAGTCCGGCTCCGGCAAGTCCACCTCCGCGAAGGTGTTGATCGGTCTCGAGAAGCCCACGAGCGGGCGGGTGATCTTCGACGGGCAGACGGTGCGCACGTTCACGCCCGCGGTACGACAGCGCCTGGGGCGTATCCTCTCCGTGGTCTTCCAGGATCCCGCGACGGCTCTGAACGCCCGCATGACGGTGCGGGACGCGCTGCTCGATCCCCTGCAGGTGCACCGCCTCGGGAGTCCGGCGAGCCGGGAGCGCAAGGTGCGCGACCTCATCGGGCTCGTAGGGCTGCCGTCCTCCGCGCTGGAGGCACTGCCCCGTCAGCTCTCCGGCGGCCAGCGGCAGCGCGTCGCGATCGCCAGGGCTCTCGTGCTCGACCCGCAGGTCATCGTGGCCGACGAGCCGACCTCGGCCCTCGACGTTTCCGTGCGCGCGCAGATCCTGAACCTCCTGACCGACCTGAAGCAGCAGCTCGGACTGGGCATGGTCTTCATCTCCCACGACATCCAGACGGTCCGTTACCTCTCCGACGAGATCGCCGTGATGAACAAGGGCCGCGTCGTCGAGCACGGCGACGCCGCCCGGGTCTTCGACGACCCCGCCGACCCCTACACCCGCACGCTGCTGGGGGCTGCGCCCTCGCTGCTCGAACCCCACCACTGA
- a CDS encoding DUF4862 family protein, giving the protein MTPVLLSAYPLSPAHARWDPAFEAALLPELCALPGVAGLEVPWMGAVHPHDAAWFLDHVPAVPLAVTPVPFVMRRLGEEPAYGLASPHADGRTAALADLRRVADDVARLSAESPASVAVVMLHSAPRGLGEADALARSLEEVAAWDWSGARLVIEHCDAAVPGQTPEKGFLPLAAEIAAIRSAGAPVGLWLNWGRSAIELRDADAVTAQIAEAADTGLLTGLAFSGAAPVESPYGPAWTDAHLPIAEAHPASASLLDAAHVRAGLYAAGDVPWRGLKVARRPEDRTVAEVVRTAERNLAVVRDAG; this is encoded by the coding sequence GTGACTCCCGTGCTCCTCAGCGCGTACCCGCTGTCTCCGGCGCACGCCCGGTGGGATCCGGCATTCGAGGCCGCGCTGCTGCCGGAGCTCTGCGCGCTCCCCGGGGTGGCAGGGCTCGAGGTGCCGTGGATGGGGGCGGTCCATCCGCACGACGCCGCCTGGTTCCTCGACCACGTGCCGGCGGTGCCGCTCGCCGTCACGCCGGTGCCCTTCGTCATGCGCCGACTCGGCGAGGAGCCGGCGTACGGGCTCGCCTCGCCGCACGCGGACGGCAGAACGGCAGCGCTCGCGGATCTCCGCCGCGTGGCGGACGATGTCGCGCGGCTCAGCGCCGAGAGCCCGGCGTCCGTCGCCGTCGTCATGCTGCACTCCGCCCCGCGGGGGCTCGGTGAGGCGGACGCGCTCGCCCGGTCGCTGGAAGAGGTCGCCGCGTGGGACTGGAGCGGAGCGCGGCTCGTCATCGAGCACTGCGACGCCGCCGTTCCCGGTCAGACGCCGGAGAAGGGATTCCTCCCGCTCGCTGCCGAGATCGCGGCGATCCGGTCCGCCGGTGCCCCGGTCGGCCTCTGGCTCAACTGGGGGCGGTCGGCGATCGAGCTGCGGGATGCGGACGCGGTGACCGCGCAGATCGCCGAGGCGGCGGACACCGGGCTGCTGACCGGGCTCGCGTTCTCCGGAGCCGCTCCGGTGGAGAGCCCGTACGGACCCGCCTGGACGGACGCGCACCTGCCCATCGCGGAGGCCCATCCCGCGTCCGCGTCGCTGCTCGACGCGGCGCACGTCCGCGCGGGGCTCTACGCCGCGGGCGACGTGCCCTGGCGCGGCCTCAAGGTCGCGCGGCGGCCGGAGGATCGCACGGTCGCGGAGGTCGTGCGGACCGCGGAGCGGAACCTCGCCGTCGTCCGGGACGCGGGCTGA
- a CDS encoding dipeptide/oligopeptide/nickel ABC transporter permease/ATP-binding protein, producing MRRRLTERLSVPGLRWGRLSLGSIVCLAVLAIIALAAILAPLIAPYDPLASGSPVQPPSAEHWFGTDRQGRDIFSRLVYGARYSLVIGLGATLVALAVACVLGTVAATAPKWISETLMRVMDVVMSFPGIALAAVFVAVFGKSLPVLVLTIAFLYVPQLTRIVRANILDQYGEDYVSAVRVMGAGTPRIIVRHVARNAMAPVLVFATVLVADAIVFEASLSFLQAGVPDPEPSWGNVIAAGRNLLMSGAWWATFFPGILIMITVLCLNILSEGMTDAMVSPRARKVTADAANTEESTHDLEEAAAPDDTHVIPTVDTAVNLSVPSGVPDVLVPTAEAVPLAERLAELRARELARTDRLVYTGDAAPLLAVQDLCISFPRHGDVDVVDHVSFTVRPGETMSLVGESGCGKSITSLAIMGLLDPKADIRGRILFDGRDLLRMTPKERNVLRGHDIAMIYQDALSSLNPAMLIRAQMKQLTSRGGTRTAEELLELVGLDPKRTLASYPHELSGGQRQRVLIAMALTRDPRLVIADEPTTALDVTVQAQVVELLIRLQRELGFALVFVSHDLALVAELSHRITVMYAGQVVEQGTTREVLTQPVHEYTQGLLGAVLSIEAGSDRLHQVSGVVPSPRDFPEGDRFAPRSADPTRYVGVEPVRRHIAGTEHYYSAHPDDAPVEPIGAGR from the coding sequence ATGCGACGCAGACTCACGGAACGGCTCTCCGTCCCCGGCCTCCGCTGGGGCCGCCTCTCCCTCGGCTCGATCGTCTGTCTCGCGGTGCTCGCGATCATCGCGCTCGCCGCGATCCTGGCTCCGCTGATCGCGCCGTACGACCCGCTCGCCTCCGGCTCCCCGGTGCAGCCACCGAGCGCGGAGCACTGGTTCGGCACCGACCGGCAGGGTCGCGACATCTTCTCCCGGCTGGTCTACGGCGCCCGCTACTCCCTCGTGATCGGGCTCGGGGCCACCCTCGTCGCCCTCGCGGTCGCCTGCGTGCTGGGCACGGTCGCCGCGACCGCGCCGAAGTGGATCTCCGAGACCCTCATGCGCGTCATGGATGTCGTCATGTCGTTCCCCGGCATCGCGCTCGCCGCCGTGTTCGTGGCGGTGTTCGGCAAGTCGCTGCCGGTGCTCGTGCTGACGATCGCGTTCCTCTACGTGCCGCAGCTGACCCGCATCGTCCGCGCGAACATCCTCGACCAGTACGGCGAGGACTACGTCTCGGCCGTCCGCGTGATGGGCGCCGGAACTCCGCGCATCATCGTGCGGCACGTCGCCCGCAACGCCATGGCGCCGGTGCTCGTCTTCGCCACGGTGCTCGTCGCCGACGCGATCGTGTTCGAGGCCTCGCTGTCGTTCCTGCAGGCCGGTGTGCCCGACCCCGAGCCGTCGTGGGGCAACGTGATCGCCGCCGGCCGCAATCTGCTCATGAGCGGGGCCTGGTGGGCGACGTTCTTCCCCGGCATCCTCATCATGATCACGGTGCTGTGCCTCAACATCCTGTCCGAGGGGATGACCGACGCGATGGTGTCGCCACGCGCCAGGAAGGTCACGGCCGACGCCGCGAACACGGAGGAGTCGACGCACGACCTGGAGGAAGCCGCCGCCCCGGACGACACCCACGTCATCCCGACGGTCGACACCGCGGTCAACCTCTCGGTGCCCAGCGGTGTGCCCGATGTGCTCGTGCCCACCGCGGAGGCGGTGCCGCTGGCCGAACGCCTCGCCGAGCTGCGCGCCCGCGAACTCGCCCGCACCGATCGCCTGGTGTACACGGGGGACGCCGCGCCGCTGCTCGCGGTGCAGGACCTGTGCATCTCCTTCCCGCGCCACGGCGACGTCGACGTGGTCGATCATGTCAGCTTCACCGTGCGCCCCGGCGAGACCATGTCGCTCGTGGGGGAGTCGGGGTGCGGCAAGTCCATCACCTCGCTGGCGATCATGGGCCTGCTCGATCCGAAGGCCGACATCCGCGGGCGCATCCTGTTCGACGGCAGGGATCTGCTGCGGATGACGCCGAAGGAGCGCAACGTGCTGCGCGGCCACGACATCGCGATGATCTATCAGGACGCCCTGAGCTCGCTGAATCCCGCGATGCTGATCCGCGCGCAGATGAAGCAGCTCACATCCCGCGGCGGCACCCGCACGGCGGAGGAGCTGCTGGAGCTCGTCGGTCTCGACCCGAAGCGCACGCTCGCCTCGTACCCGCACGAGCTGTCGGGCGGTCAGCGGCAGCGCGTGCTCATCGCGATGGCGCTGACCCGCGACCCGCGCCTGGTGATCGCCGACGAGCCCACGACGGCCCTCGACGTGACGGTGCAGGCCCAGGTCGTGGAGCTCCTCATACGCCTGCAGCGGGAGCTCGGCTTCGCACTGGTGTTCGTCTCGCACGACCTCGCCCTCGTCGCCGAGCTCTCGCACCGCATCACGGTGATGTACGCGGGTCAGGTCGTCGAGCAGGGCACCACGCGTGAGGTGCTCACGCAGCCCGTCCACGAGTACACGCAGGGCCTCCTGGGCGCGGTGCTCTCGATCGAGGCCGGCTCTGACCGCCTGCACCAGGTGTCGGGCGTCGTGCCGTCGCCGCGGGACTTCCCGGAGGGCGACCGCTTCGCCCCGCGCTCCGCGGATCCCACGCGATACGTCGGCGTGGAACCCGTGCGGCGGCACATCGCCGGCACCGAGCACTACTACTCCGCGCATCCCGACGATGCGCCCGTCGAACCGATCGGAGCAGGGCGATGA
- the msrA gene encoding peptide-methionine (S)-S-oxide reductase MsrA — protein MTDTGTITRTPGTETAVLAGGCFWGMEDLIRRQPGVLDTRVGYTGGENDHATYRNHPGHAEAVEIVFDPSQTTYRDILAFFFQIHDPSTLNRQGNDIGSSYRSAIFPLTPEQEQVAKDTIADVDASGLWPGKAVTTIEPAGPFWEAEPEHQDYLIKYPNGYTCHFPRAGWVLPKREEATA, from the coding sequence ATGACCGACACCGGAACCATCACCCGCACCCCCGGGACCGAGACGGCCGTCCTCGCGGGCGGCTGCTTCTGGGGCATGGAGGACCTCATCCGTCGCCAGCCCGGCGTGCTCGACACTCGCGTGGGCTACACCGGCGGGGAGAACGACCACGCCACCTACCGCAACCACCCGGGTCACGCCGAGGCCGTGGAGATCGTGTTCGACCCGAGCCAGACGACCTACCGCGACATCCTCGCGTTCTTCTTCCAGATCCACGACCCGTCGACGCTGAACCGTCAGGGAAACGACATCGGGTCGAGCTACCGCTCGGCGATCTTCCCGCTGACCCCCGAGCAGGAGCAGGTCGCCAAGGACACGATCGCCGACGTCGACGCCTCGGGCCTGTGGCCGGGCAAGGCCGTCACGACGATCGAGCCCGCCGGACCGTTCTGGGAGGCGGAGCCGGAGCATCAGGACTACCTGATCAAGTATCCGAACGGCTACACCTGCCACTTCCCCCGCGCGGGCTGGGTCCTCCCGAAGCGCGAGGAAGCCACCGCCTGA